The genomic region GGAAATACGACGAACGCCAGCGATTGAACGCTCGCGGTTCGGACCGAACTTGAGCTCGAGGGTCAGCTTCTTGCCAACCTCAGCGTCTTCTTCTTTCCAGGAGGCGATGTAACCTTCGGCCTTCAGGATGTCGGCAACGCGTGCCTTGAGCTTGCTGTACGGCATGGTCACGGAGTCGTGGTATGCCGAGTTAGCGTTGCGCAGACGCGTAAGCATGTCTGCGACGGGATCTGTCATTGTCATGTGGGCTCTTGCCCTTCCTCATAACGGTTTCCGCCGTGCTGGACTCGCCGAAAAATACTTCGGAATCAGCGCGGACGGACCTTTTACGTAGCTAGATTAGTCTTCGGTCTTGAACGGGAAGCCAAGCGCCTTGAGCAGCGCGCGGCCTTCGTCGTCGGTCTTGGCAGTGGTCACGACGGTGATGTCCATGCCGCGAACGCGGTCGATGGAATCCTGGTCGATCTCGTGGAACATAACCTGCTCGGTCAGACCGAAGGTGTAGTTGCCGTTGCCATCGAACTGCTTGCCGCTGAGGCCACGGAAGTCACGGATACGCGGCAGAGCCAGCGTGACCAGACGGTCCAGGAATTCCCACATGCGGTCCCCACGCAGAGTCGCGTGTGCACCGATCGGCATGCCTTCGCGCAGCTTGAACTGTGCGATCGACTTGCGGGCCTTGGTTACCTGCGGCTTCTGGCCGGTGATCAGGGTCAGATCGCGGACAGCGCCGTCGATCAGCTTGGAGTCCTTGGCGGCATCTCCAACACCCATGTTCACAACGACCTTGACCAGGCGGGGAACCTGGTTGACGTTCTGGTACTTGAATTCCTCAGTCAGCGTGTTCTTGATGGAATCGGCGTACTTGGTCTTCAGACGAGGAACGATCTTGCTTGCCGGAGTCTCGAGAGTCTCAGTCATTAGATGTCCTTCCCTGAGCTCTTGGCCACGCGGACGCGCACTTCACGCTTCACGCCATCGCGCTCAACGGTCTCGGTGCGGAAACCGACGCGGGTGGGCTTCTTGGTGGACGGGTCAACCAGAGCCACGTTGGAGATGTGGATCGAAGCCTCGACGACCTCGATGCCACCGGTCTTGGTGCCGCGCTGCGACTGACCGACCTTGGTGTGCTTGGTTACGCGGTTAATGCCTTCAACCAACACGCGGTTGGTCTCCGGGAATACGCGCAGAACCTTGCCCTGCTTGCCCTTGTCGCCGCCGCGCTCAGCCTTGGCGCCAGTGATGACCTGAACGAGGTCACCCTTTTTGATCTTAGCCATGGACTAGAGCACCTCCGGAGCCAGAGAAACGATCTTCATGAACTTCTTGTCGCGAAGTTCACGACCAACCGGTCCGAAGATACGGGTACCGCGGGGGTCACCGTCGTTCTTCAGGATGACGGCTGCGTTCTCGTCAAACTTGATGTAGGAACCATCCGCACGGCGGCGTTCCTTCTTGGTACGGACGATGACAGCCTTGACGACGTCGCCCTTCTTTACGTTGCCGCCCGGAATTGCGTCCTTGACGGTAGCGACGATTACGTCGCCAATGCCTGCGTAGCGACGGCCAGATCCACCGAGAACGCGAATGGTAAGGATTTCCTTAGCACCCGTGTTGTCGGCGACCTTGAGTCGCGACTCCTGCTGAATCACTATTTACTCCTTGCGTCGCGCTGGTTCTCAGACCGAAAATCTTCCTACGGAATGAGCCTTGCGGAACGGTTGATCGGGGTGTCTCTTGACCTGCCTGGATTTTGCCAGACCAGGCCTAAACTCCCGTGCCAAAAACATTTGCTTCCCAAGCGGATTCCGACGAATCGGGGCGCAAGGGGGCACTATGCCGTGGCACGATTGTTTACGAGGTTGATGACGGCGCGCAAAAGGCGCCATACAAACTCAAAATCTTAGCACGCTTTGGGCGTATCCCCATATCACAGCTAAGGTGTCCCGGCACAGCACGTGCCCGCGTGGCACCGTCCGGACGGCACCGGGCAGACCTGGGTAACACAGGGCGCCCGGTCCAGGTGAACACAGGCCACCGCGGTCCAGGTGAACACAGGCCACCGCGGTCCAGGCACCTCACAGCCCGGCACCTTACAGGCAGGCACAGGGCAGGCACCTCACAGGCCGGCAGCGCCCGACGGCGTCACGCAGGACAATCTTTCGGCCCGCCTGCCGCCGCCCTCCCCGGAAACCCGGCCCGCCGGCGTCGTAGGCGTGCTGAAGCCCGGCACGGCGTGACGCTCGGCCGCCCCCGCCCGGCTACTCCCAACTCCCCCGGCCCCGGCCAACCCGGAAACGGAGAAACCCCCGCTCCCAAAGGGAACGGGGGTTTCTCGACTGCAGCCGCCGAGGCGGAAGTGCAGGTGCTACTTGGCCTTTTCGAGGATCTCGACCAGACGCCACCGCTTGGTAGCGGACAGCGGGCGGGTCTCGGCGAGGAGCACGAGGTCGCCGATGCCGGCGCTGTTCTCTTCGTCGTGAGCCTTGATGCGGGCGTTGCGGCGGATGACCTTGCCGTAGAGGGCGTGCTTCACGCGGTCTTCGACCTGGACAACGATGGTCTTTTCCATCTTGTCCGAGACGACGTAGCCGCGCTTCGTCTTACGGTAACCGCGCTCGTCAGCCTTGGCTGCGCCGGAAACAGTTTCCGTCACGTTCTCGTCCTTTTCACTCACTTGGCGTCCTCCTCGGTGTCAACCGTCTCGGCCTTTTCGGCCTTCTTGGTTGCAGCCTTCTTGGACTTCTTTTCTTCCTTGGCTTCCACAACCGGTGCGGCAACCTCGGCACGAATGCCCAGCTCGCGCTCACGGAGAACGGTGTAGATGCGGGCGATGTCCTTCTTTACCGCGCGCAGACGACCGTGGTTCTCCAGCTGACCGGTGGCGGACTGGAAACGCAGGTTGAACAGCTCTTCCTTGGCCTTGCGGAGTTCTTCAACGAGACGCTCGTTGTCGAAACCGTCCAGCTGTGCGGATGCAAGTTCCTTGGATCCTACTGCCATTTCTACTCACCACCTTCGCGACGCACAATGCGTGCCTTCAACGGCAGCTTGTGGATTGCCAGGCGCAGGGCCTCGCGAGCTACCTCTTCACTGACACCGGAGAGTTCGAAGAGAACCCGGCCCGGCTTGACGTTTGAGACCCACCATTCCGGAGAACCCTTACCGGAACCCATGCGGGTTTCGGCCGGCTTCTTCGTCAGCGGACGGTCCGGGTAAATGTTGATCCAGACCTTACCGCCACGCTTGATGTGGCGGGTCATCGCGATACGGGCAGATTCGATCTGACGGTTCGTGACGTAGGCCGGGCTCAGAGCCTGGATGCCCCACTCACCGAAGGAGACCTGGGTGCCGCCCGTGGCAGCGCCGGAACGACCCGGGTGGTGCTGCTTACGGTGCTTGACTCGACGTGGGATAAGCATTTAAGCCTGTCCTCCTTCTACTGCCGGAGCAGCAGCTTCAGCGGCCGGAGCCTCTGCAGCAGGAGCTGCTTCGGCGGCCGGACGGTCAGTACGACGGCGGCGGTCACCACGGTCAGCGCCACCCGGGCGGCCCGGGCGGTCGCCGGCACCACGGCCGCGGGACGGAGCAGCAGCTGCCTGCTGAGCCAGTTCCTTGGCGGTGACGTCGCCCTTGTAGATCCAGACCTTCACGCCGATGCGGCCGAAGGTGGTCTTGGCCTCGTAGAAGCCGTAGTCGATGTTCGCACGCAGGGTGTGCAGGGGCACACGGCCTTCGCGGTAGAACTCCGAGCGGGACATTTCAGCGCCGCCCAGTCGACCCGAGCAAGCGATACGGATGCCCTTGGCACCAGCACGCTGCGCGGACTGCATGGCCTTCTTCATCGCACGGCGGAAGGCCACGCGGGAAGTCAGCTGCTCAGCAACGCCCTGGGCAACAAGCTGCGCTTCCATCTCGGGGTTCTTGACCTCGAGGATGTTCAGCTGAACCTGCTTGCCCGTGAGCTTCTCAAGCTCGCCGCGGATGCGGTCTGCTTCAGCGCCGCGGCGGCCGATGACGATGCCCGGACGTGCCGTGTGGATATCCACGCGGACACGGTCGCGGGTGCGCTCGATTTCGACCTTGGCGATACCGGCGCGCTCCATGCCCGTGGACATGAGCTGGCGGATGCGGATGTCTTCGCGAACGAAGTCCTTGTACCGCTGGCCGGCCTTGGTGCTGTCAGCAAACCAGTGCGATACGTGATCGGTGGTGATGCCGAGTCGGAACCCGTGCGGGTTAACTTTCTGTCCCACTTAGCGAGCCTCCTCTTTCTCCGGGGTAGCGACTACCACGGTGATGTGGCTCGTGCGCTTCTTGATCTGAAATGCACGACCCTGGGCTCGCGGCTGGAACCGCTTCATGGTCGGGCCTTCATCAACAAACGCTTCGCTGATGATGAGGTCACCTTCGTCAAACGCCACGCCGTCGCGGTCCGCGAGGACCCGGGCGTTGGAGATTGCCGACTGAACTACCTTGAATACCGGCTCCGAAGCTGCCTGGGGGGCAAACTTCAGAATTGCCAGAGCCTCATTCGCTTGCTTACCACGAACAAGGTTGACGACGCGCCGGGCCTTCATAGGCGTTACGCGGATGTGACGCGCAATTGCCTTGGCTTCCATTGCTTTCCTTCTCTCGTCTTTGACGTAAGTGCAGGCGCCTAGCGGCGCTTGCCCTTACGGTCGTCCTTGACATGGCCGCGGAATGTCCGCGTGGGAGCGAATTCGCCGAGCTTGTGCCCGACCATCGACTCAGTGACAAACACGGGGATGTGCTTGCGTCCGTCGTGTACGGCGATCGTGTGGCCGAGCATGTCGGGGACGATCATCGAACGGCGGGACCAGGTCTTGATGACGTTCTTGGTGCCCTTTTCGTTTTCCCTGGCTACCTTTACAAAGAGGTGCTGGTCAACGAAAGGACCTTTTTTCAGGCTGCGTGGCATGTGTCCAGGCTCCTATCGCTTGTTCTTGCCAGTACGACGGCGACGAACAATAAGCTTGTCGCTCTCTTTGTTGGGACGGCGGGTGCGGCCTTCGCGCTTACCGTTCGGGTTGACGGGGTGACGTCCACCGGACGTCTTACCCTCGCCACCACCGTGGGGGTGGTCAACCGGGTTCATGGCGACACCACGGACGGTCGGGCGAACGCCCTTCCAGCGCATACGGCCGGCCTTGCCCCAGTTGATGTTCGACTGCTCGGCGTTGCCGACCTCGCCGACGGTTGCGCGGCAGCGCACGTCAACGTTGCGGATTTCGCCGGAAGGCAGACGCAGCTGGGCGAAACGGCCTTCCTTTGCAACGAGCTGGATCGATGCGCCGGCGGAGCGGCCCATCTTGGCGCCGCCACCCGGACGCAGTTCGACTGCGTGGATTACGGTACCAACCGGGATGTTGCGCAGCGGAAGGTTGTTGCCGGGCTTGATGTCAGCGTCGGCGCCGGCCTCTACGAAGTCGCCCTGGGACAGCTTGTTCGGGGCGATGATGTAACGCTTGGTGCCATCAACGTAGTGCAGGAGGGCGATCCGAGCCGTGCGGTTCGGGTCGTACTCGATTTCGGCAACGCGGGCGTTGACGCCGTCCTTGTCGTGGCGACGGAAGTCGATCAGACGGTACTGGCGCTTGTGTCCACCACCCTTGTGACGGGTCGTGATCTTACCGGAGTTGTTACGGCCACCCTTTTTCGGGAGGGGACGTACCAACGACTTTTCCGGCGTCGACCGCGTGATTTCAGTGAAGTCCGCTACGCTCGAGCCACGACGGCCCGGGGTAGTCGGCTTGTATTTACGGATTCCCATAATTTATTTCCTCGTTAAAGTGGTCTCCGCTATGAAAGCGGACCGCCGAAGATGTCGATAGTGCCTTCTTTGAGGCTCACAATGGCACGCTTGGTGTTCTTGCGGGTTCCCCAGCCGAATTTGGTGCGCTTGCGCTTACCGGCACGGTTGATGGTGTTGATCGATTCGACCTTGACGGAGAAAATCTTCTCCACGGCCAGCTTGATCTCGGTCTTGTTCGAGCGGGGGTCCACCAGGAAGGTGTACTTGCCCTCATCGATCAGGCCGTAGCTCTTTTCCGAAACGACGGGTGCAAGCACGACGTCGCGCGGGTCTTTGATGGTGGCTGCGCTCACTTGGCATCCTCCTCGTTCTTTGCAACCTTGTCAGCAACGAATGCTTCGTAGGCAGCCTTGGTGAAGACTACGTCGTCGGAAACGAGAACGTCGTAGGTGTTCAGCTGGTCTGCGTACAGAACGTGAACTTCCTCGAGGTTGCGCACGGACAGTGCAGCAACATCGTTGGCGCGCTCAATGACAACGAGCAGGTTCTTGCGCTCGGAGACTCCGCGCAGGGTTGCCAGTGCTTCCTTGGAGGACGGCTTGGAGCCGGCAACCAGGTCTGCAATGACGTGGACGCGGCCGTTGCGGGCGCGGTCCGAGAGTGCGCCACGCAGTGCAGCAGCAATCATCTTCTTGGGGGTGCGCTGGCTGTAGTCACGCGGCGTGGGGCCGTGGACAACGCCACCACCGGTCATGTGAGGAGCACGGATGGAACCCTGACGGGCGCGGCCGGTGCCCTTCTGCTTGAACGGCTTGCGACCTGCACCTGAAACCTCGGCGCGGGTCTTGGTCTTGTGGGTACCCTGGCGAGCAGCAGCGAGCTGGGCAACGACGACCTGGTGCAGCAGCGGCACGTTGGTCTGTACGTCGAAGATCTCTGCAGGCAGGTCAACCTTGACAGTGCTAGTCATTTAACTAGGCTCCCTTCACGGCGGTGCGTACGAGTACGACCTGGCCGCGGGCACCGGGAACGGCGCCCTTGATCAGGAGCAGCGACTTCTCGACGTCAACCGCGTGGACCGTGAGGTTCAGCGTGGTGTGACGAACGGCGCCCATGCGGCCGGCCATTTTCATGCCCTTGAAGACGCGGCTCGGGGTGGATGCGCCACCGATTGAACCGGGCTTACGGTGGTTCTTGTGGGCACCGTGGGAAGCTCCAACGCCGTGGAAGCCGTGACGCTTCATAACACCGGCGAAGCCCTTACCCTTGGTGGTGCCAACGACGTCGATCTTCTGGCCGGCTTCGAAGAGCTCTACGGAGAGCTCCTGGCCCAGCTCGTAAGAGTCAGCATCTGCGGTGCGCAGTTCTACGACGTGGCGGCGAGGCGTGACGCCTGCCTTTTCAAAGTGACCAGCCAGCGGCTTGGTGACCTTGCGGGGATCGATCTGGCCGTAGCCGATCTGAACGGCGACATAGCCATCAGTGTCTGCATTGCGCAGCTGCGTGATGACGTTCGAGTCAGCCTGGACCACAGTGACGGGGATGAGCTTGTTGTTCTCGTCCCAGACCTGGGTCATGCCGAGCTTCGTGCCCAGCAGGCCCTTTACGTTACGGGTTGCGGTCATAGTCTCTCAGCACCTCCCTACAGCTTGATTTCGATGTTCACGTCGGCCGGCAGGTCGAGACGCATAAGCGAGTCAACAGCCTTGGGCGTGGGGTCGATGATGTCGATCAGACGCTTGTGCGTGCGCATTTCGAAGTGCTCGCGGCTGTCCTTGTACTTGTGGGGAGAGCGAATAACGCAGTAAACGTTCTTCTCCGTCGGCAGCGGCACGGGGCCAACTACCGTAGCGCCTGCGCGCGTGACCGTCTCAACGATCTTCCGTGCTGATACGTCAATGACCTCGTGGTCGTATGACTTCAGCCGGATGCGGATTTTTTGTCCCGCCATGTCGCCTGACTCTCTTTCAGTAAATGCTGCTCTGTTTACTTGCCTGTTGTATGTGGCTGCCGAAGCATTTGAAGTCGTGACTACCACCCGCCGCACAAGCTGAATCCGGAATAATCCGGGTTCCTCAACCTGCCGGCGTAACCGACCCCCGCGGTCGGGCGTGTCGCATGTTTTCACACAAACGAGTCCGCAATTCCATGGGGAGTGGGTTATGTTTGGTCTCTCACCTGGACCCTGACACCCGGCATTATCCGGATCGGGACGCGAAAGAGCGCTTGAACAACTCATCTAGTATGCCGGAATTTGCGGGCAGAAGCGAATCAGGTCTCTGCACAGTAGTGCGATCACTGCCGTGCAGACATTGTCCTGCATCACCGTCGAATGGATGATAGGGGCATGACTGTGCAGGATTCTGTAGCAGTTCAGGCCCTCGCTGCACGCCTGAGCCCCGGATTCACCCTGGGAGTAGCCTCTGCCGCCTTCCAGATTGAGGGCAACCTCACGGCCGGCGGCCGCGGGCCCTCCGGTTGGGACGCCTTCGCCGAAAAGCCCGGGAACATCCTGCACGGACACTCCCCCGCCGTCGCCTGCGACCACTATAACCGCGCCGAGGAAGACATCGGGCTCATGCGCGGTCTCGGGATCGACTCCTACCGGTTTTCGATCTCCTGGCCGCGGGTCCAGCCCGGGGGCACCGGCCGCTTCAACGCCGCGGGCCTGGACTTCTACGACCGGCTGATCGACCAGCTTCTCGCCGCCGGCATCTCCCCCATGGCCACCCTGTATCACTGGGACACGCCGCTCCCCCTCGAGCACCGGGGCGGCTGGATGAACCGCACGACGGCGGAGCGGTTCGCCGAGTACAGCGCGGCCGCGGCCAAACGGTTCGGCGATCGTGTGGCACAGTGGGTGACGCTGAACGAGCCCGCCTCGGTCACCCTCAATGGCTACGCGCTGGGCACCCATGCGCCCGGCCACGGCCTGCTATTCGATGCCCTGCCATCGGTGCATCATCAGCTCCTGGGCCATGGCCTGGCCGTGCAGGCGCTGCGGGCGGAAGGCGTCACGGGCGCCGTCGGCGTCACCAACCTGCACTCTCCGGTCCGCCCCGCGTCCGGCTCGGTCACCGACCGGCTGCTCTCAAGGGTGTTCGACCTCATGCTGAACCGGCTCTACGCGGATCCGATCCTCCTGGGCCGCTTTCCCAGGCCGCCGCTGATTGCCCGGCCGTGGTTTCGTTCGCTGAGGAGCATCCCGGATGCCGACCTGGCCACCATCCACCAGCCGCTGGATTTCTACGGCCTGAACTACTACTACCCCGTGAAAGTTGCCACCGGGCGCGGCGGCGACAGCCCCTCCGGACCAGCGGAGGCGATGCTGAAGGTGCCGTTCCACCTTGCCGGGTTTCCGGAGTACGAGCTCACGGGATTCGGCTGGCCCGTGGCGCCAGACCATCTGGGCGTCCTGCTGCGCGAGCTGAAGGACAGGTACGGCGCAGCGCTGCCGCCGCTCTACATCACCGAGAGCGGGGCAAGCTTCCCCGAACCGGACCATGTCACCGGCCCCGTGCCCGACTCCGGGCGGATCAACTACCTCGCCGCGCATCTCAGTCAGGCCGTGGAGGCCACGTCCGCCGGAGGCATCGCCCACGACGTCGATCTGCTCGGCTACTACGTCTGGACGCTCATGGACAACTTCGAATGGGCGGCCGGGTACTCCCAGCGCTTCGGCCTGGTACATGTGGATTTCGAGACCCTTCAGCGCACGCCGAAGGAGTCGTACTACTGGTACCAGGCCCTCGCCCGGGCCAGGCGGCCCCGGAGCGCGTAGGCGCTCCGGCGGGCCGGTTCGAGAGGTTTCCTCGAATATTGGCAATGGAATGGGGTATGTTCGCCGAAGAGCGGTAGCCCGCGTGATCGAACCAGGAAGTCGAGGACGCCGGGTGGGGCGACCACGTGTTCACCGCGAGCGTCTCGGACTCCGACGCCGGACCGGTGGCGCTGAAGAGCAGGGCCGGCCCCGAGGAGGGGGTCCGCGCCTGGCCGGAGGCCTTCGCCCGGCACTTGCAGACCCAGGGGATGTCCGGGAGGGTCACCGCCGCACCGCACGTATTTTTCCCGGAGTGGCTGAGCGGCTCAGTCGAGCTGCCGCGGCAGCTCACGGGATTTGTGTCCTACCAGACCAACGATCTGG from Arthrobacter sp. NicSoilB8 harbors:
- a CDS encoding GH1 family beta-glucosidase, whose product is MTVQDSVAVQALAARLSPGFTLGVASAAFQIEGNLTAGGRGPSGWDAFAEKPGNILHGHSPAVACDHYNRAEEDIGLMRGLGIDSYRFSISWPRVQPGGTGRFNAAGLDFYDRLIDQLLAAGISPMATLYHWDTPLPLEHRGGWMNRTTAERFAEYSAAAAKRFGDRVAQWVTLNEPASVTLNGYALGTHAPGHGLLFDALPSVHHQLLGHGLAVQALRAEGVTGAVGVTNLHSPVRPASGSVTDRLLSRVFDLMLNRLYADPILLGRFPRPPLIARPWFRSLRSIPDADLATIHQPLDFYGLNYYYPVKVATGRGGDSPSGPAEAMLKVPFHLAGFPEYELTGFGWPVAPDHLGVLLRELKDRYGAALPPLYITESGASFPEPDHVTGPVPDSGRINYLAAHLSQAVEATSAGGIAHDVDLLGYYVWTLMDNFEWAAGYSQRFGLVHVDFETLQRTPKESYYWYQALARARRPRSA
- the rplV gene encoding 50S ribosomal protein L22; this encodes MEAKAIARHIRVTPMKARRVVNLVRGKQANEALAILKFAPQAASEPVFKVVQSAISNARVLADRDGVAFDEGDLIISEAFVDEGPTMKRFQPRAQGRAFQIKKRTSHITVVVATPEKEEAR
- the rpsC gene encoding 30S ribosomal protein S3, coding for MGQKVNPHGFRLGITTDHVSHWFADSTKAGQRYKDFVREDIRIRQLMSTGMERAGIAKVEIERTRDRVRVDIHTARPGIVIGRRGAEADRIRGELEKLTGKQVQLNILEVKNPEMEAQLVAQGVAEQLTSRVAFRRAMKKAMQSAQRAGAKGIRIACSGRLGGAEMSRSEFYREGRVPLHTLRANIDYGFYEAKTTFGRIGVKVWIYKGDVTAKELAQQAAAAPSRGRGAGDRPGRPGGADRGDRRRRTDRPAAEAAPAAEAPAAEAAAPAVEGGQA
- the rplX gene encoding 50S ribosomal protein L24, whose amino-acid sequence is MAKIKKGDLVQVITGAKAERGGDKGKQGKVLRVFPETNRVLVEGINRVTKHTKVGQSQRGTKTGGIEVVEASIHISNVALVDPSTKKPTRVGFRTETVERDGVKREVRVRVAKSSGKDI
- the rpsS gene encoding 30S ribosomal protein S19, with the protein product MPRSLKKGPFVDQHLFVKVARENEKGTKNVIKTWSRRSMIVPDMLGHTIAVHDGRKHIPVFVTESMVGHKLGEFAPTRTFRGHVKDDRKGKRR
- the rpsJ gene encoding 30S ribosomal protein S10, whose protein sequence is MAGQKIRIRLKSYDHEVIDVSARKIVETVTRAGATVVGPVPLPTEKNVYCVIRSPHKYKDSREHFEMRTHKRLIDIIDPTPKAVDSLMRLDLPADVNIEIKL
- the rpmC gene encoding 50S ribosomal protein L29; this encodes MAVGSKELASAQLDGFDNERLVEELRKAKEELFNLRFQSATGQLENHGRLRAVKKDIARIYTVLRERELGIRAEVAAPVVEAKEEKKSKKAATKKAEKAETVDTEEDAK
- the rplE gene encoding 50S ribosomal protein L5 — translated: MTETLETPASKIVPRLKTKYADSIKNTLTEEFKYQNVNQVPRLVKVVVNMGVGDAAKDSKLIDGAVRDLTLITGQKPQVTKARKSIAQFKLREGMPIGAHATLRGDRMWEFLDRLVTLALPRIRDFRGLSGKQFDGNGNYTFGLTEQVMFHEIDQDSIDRVRGMDITVVTTAKTDDEGRALLKALGFPFKTED
- the rpsH gene encoding 30S ribosomal protein S8, translating into MTMTDPVADMLTRLRNANSAYHDSVTMPYSKLKARVADILKAEGYIASWKEEDAEVGKKLTLELKFGPNRERSIAGVRRISKPGLRVYAKSTNLPHVLGGLGVAILSTSSGLLTDKQAGKKGVGGEVLAYVW
- the rplC gene encoding 50S ribosomal protein L3, with product MTATRNVKGLLGTKLGMTQVWDENNKLIPVTVVQADSNVITQLRNADTDGYVAVQIGYGQIDPRKVTKPLAGHFEKAGVTPRRHVVELRTADADSYELGQELSVELFEAGQKIDVVGTTKGKGFAGVMKRHGFHGVGASHGAHKNHRKPGSIGGASTPSRVFKGMKMAGRMGAVRHTTLNLTVHAVDVEKSLLLIKGAVPGARGQVVLVRTAVKGA
- the rpsQ gene encoding 30S ribosomal protein S17 translates to MSEKDENVTETVSGAAKADERGYRKTKRGYVVSDKMEKTIVVQVEDRVKHALYGKVIRRNARIKAHDEENSAGIGDLVLLAETRPLSATKRWRLVEILEKAK
- the rplP gene encoding 50S ribosomal protein L16; its protein translation is MLIPRRVKHRKQHHPGRSGAATGGTQVSFGEWGIQALSPAYVTNRQIESARIAMTRHIKRGGKVWINIYPDRPLTKKPAETRMGSGKGSPEWWVSNVKPGRVLFELSGVSEEVAREALRLAIHKLPLKARIVRREGGE
- the rplN gene encoding 50S ribosomal protein L14 — protein: MIQQESRLKVADNTGAKEILTIRVLGGSGRRYAGIGDVIVATVKDAIPGGNVKKGDVVKAVIVRTKKERRRADGSYIKFDENAAVILKNDGDPRGTRIFGPVGRELRDKKFMKIVSLAPEVL
- the rplW gene encoding 50S ribosomal protein L23, with amino-acid sequence MSAATIKDPRDVVLAPVVSEKSYGLIDEGKYTFLVDPRSNKTEIKLAVEKIFSVKVESINTINRAGKRKRTKFGWGTRKNTKRAIVSLKEGTIDIFGGPLS
- the rplD gene encoding 50S ribosomal protein L4; this translates as MTSTVKVDLPAEIFDVQTNVPLLHQVVVAQLAAARQGTHKTKTRAEVSGAGRKPFKQKGTGRARQGSIRAPHMTGGGVVHGPTPRDYSQRTPKKMIAAALRGALSDRARNGRVHVIADLVAGSKPSSKEALATLRGVSERKNLLVVIERANDVAALSVRNLEEVHVLYADQLNTYDVLVSDDVVFTKAAYEAFVADKVAKNEEDAK
- the rplB gene encoding 50S ribosomal protein L2 is translated as MGIRKYKPTTPGRRGSSVADFTEITRSTPEKSLVRPLPKKGGRNNSGKITTRHKGGGHKRQYRLIDFRRHDKDGVNARVAEIEYDPNRTARIALLHYVDGTKRYIIAPNKLSQGDFVEAGADADIKPGNNLPLRNIPVGTVIHAVELRPGGGAKMGRSAGASIQLVAKEGRFAQLRLPSGEIRNVDVRCRATVGEVGNAEQSNINWGKAGRMRWKGVRPTVRGVAMNPVDHPHGGGEGKTSGGRHPVNPNGKREGRTRRPNKESDKLIVRRRRTGKNKR